The Actinosynnema mirum DSM 43827 genomic interval CGCGCCCGCGCAGGGTGAACCGCTCGCCGTCGACGTCGACGGTGCAGCCGCCGGACAGGGGGAGCAGGAACGCCTCGTGGTCGCCGGTCTCCAGCAGGCGGGTCTCGCCGGGGGCGAGGACGAGCACGCGCAGGCCGACGCGGTCCCAGCCGGCGTCGGCGGGGGTGAGGACGACGGGGTCGCCCGCGGCGGTGAGGGTGCCCAGGGGGCGGTGGAGGTCGGACACGGGGGCTTCCTTCCCTCTGGGGGTTCTGGCCTCTGGGGGTTCTGGCCTCTGCGGGTTCTGCCTCTCGGGTGGTTCAGCTCCGGGGTCGCTCGGGGGCCTGGTCCAGCAGCGGTTCGATCTCGTCCGGGGTGGGCATGGCGTCGGCGCAGGCCAGGCGGGCGGCGACCAGGGCGCCCGCGGCGTTCGCGTAGCGGGCGGTGCGCTCCGGCGGCCACCCGGCGAGCAGGCCGTGGGCGAGCGCGCCGCCGAACGCGTCGCCCGCGCCGAGCCCGCACACCACGTCCACCGGGCAGGGCGGGACGGTCCAGGCGCCGTCGCGGGTGGCGACCAGCACGCCGTCCGCGCCGAGCTTCACCACGGCTAACCCGACCCCGCGCGCGAGCATCCGCCGCGCGGCCTCGGCGGGGTCGGCGGCGCCCACGGCGATCTCCGCCTCGGCGCGGTTGCCGACGGCGACCGTGACGTGGTCGAGCATCCAGCCGATCTCGCGCCCGGCCCGCTCGGCGCTGTCCCAGAACGCGGGCCGGTGGTCCAGGTCCAGGACGGTGTGCGCGCGGCGGGCCCGGTGCTCCAGCAGGGCGCGCTGGGTGGAGCGGGCCGGTTCGGCGCACACGCCGGTTCCGGTGACCCACAGCAGCGGCACCTCGGCGACCAGGTCCCACGGCACGTCGGCGGGCGCGAGGGTCAGGTCGGGGGCGGTGGGCTGGCGGTAGAACAGCAGCGGCGGGTCGTCCGGCGGGTCGAGCGCGCAGAACACCACGGGGGTGCGCAGGTCGGGGGCGGTGCCGACGTGGTCGGCGCTGACGCCGAAGCCGCGCAGGGTCGCCCGCACGTAGCCGCCGAAGCCGTCCGCGCCGACCTTGGTCAGCACGGCGGCCGAACGCCCCAGGCGGGCGGCGGCGACGGCGACGTTGGTGGCGGTGCCGCCGAGGGACTTCGCGAAGGTGCGCACCTCGGCCAGCGGCACGCCGCTCTGCTCCGGGTACAGGTCGACGCCGACCCGACCCACGGTCAGCACCTCGGGAAGTCCCCCGGCGGCGCTCACCGGTCGGTCCCGCGCAGCTCGTGCTCCAGCTCGGCCAGCTCCGCGCCACCCGCCATGCGCTCGGTCAGCTCGGCGAGGCCGATCTCGGACTTGTCGTGCCAGCCGACCGCGCGCCCCCGCTGGAGCAGCAGGAACCGGTCGCCGACCGGGTGCGCGTGGTGCGGGTTGTGGGTGATCAGGACGACGCCGAGGCCCCGGTCGCGGGCGCGGGCGACGTGCCGCAGGACGAGCCCGGCCTGCTTGACGCCGAGGGCTGCGGTGGGCTCGTCCAGGATGAGCACGCGGGCGCCGAAGTGCACCGCCCGCGCGATGGCCACGCACTGGCGCTCGCCGCCGGACAGGGTGCCGACCGGCTGCTCGACGTCGCGCAGCTCGATCCCCAGCTCCGCCAGCGCCTCCCTGGTGGTCTCGCGGGCGGCGCGGCGGTCCAGGAACGGGCCCCTGCGCGGCTCGGAGCCGAGGAAGAAGTTGCGCCACACGCTCATCAGCGGCACCACCGCGAGGTCCTGGTGGACGGTGGCGATGCCGTGGTCGAGCGCGTCGCGCGGGGAGGAGAAGCGCACCTCGGTGCCGTCGACCAGGAAGCGGCCCCGGTCGTGCCGGTGCACCCCGGACAGGATCTTGATCAGGGTGGACTTGCCCGCGCCGTTGTCGCCGAGGACGCAGGTCACGCTCCCGGCCTCGACGGTCGCGGACACGTCGTGCAGCGCGTCCACGCTGCCGTAGGTCTTGCCGATGCCGTCGACCTCGATGAGCGCCGTCACCGCCGCACCCTCTCCGCCCTGCGCCGCAGCGCGTTGTTGACCAGCACGGCGGCCAGCAGCATCGCGCCGAGGAACAGCTGGAACCAGTCGCTGTTCCAGTTGGCGTAGACGATGCCCTGGCGGGCCATGCCGAAGATGAGCGCGCCGATGGCGGCGCCGATCGCGGAGCCGAAGCCGCCGGTGAGCAGGCAGCCGCCGATGACGGCCGCGATGATGAACTGGAACTCCAGCCCGATGCCCTGGTTGGCCTGGACGCTGGTGAACCGCAGGATGTTGATGCTGCCGACCAGCCAAGCCGCCGCGGCGGTGGTCATGAACAGCAGGATCTTGGTGCGGCGCACCGGCACGCCGACCGCGCGGGCGGCGGTGGCGTTGCCGCCGACGGCGAAGACCCAGTTGCCGAAGCGGGTGCGCAGCAGCACGACGGCGGCGAGCGCGGTCACCCCGAGCCACCACAGGATCGAGACGCGGAAGGCGGTGCCGCCGACGTCGATGGTGGAGGCGAAGAAGTACCCGGCGGAGGCGTAGCCGTCGGCGGAGCGCATCCCGGACACCTGGACGGTGCCGGTGACCAGGCGGGTGACGCCGAGGTTGAGGCCCTGCAGGGCGAGGAACGCGCCGAGGGTGACGATGAAGCTGGGCAGGCCGGTGCGCACGACGAGCCAGCCGTTGAGGGCGCCGACCGCGAGGGCGAAGACCAGCGACACCAGCAGGGCGAGCCAGGTGTTCCAGCCCAGGCGGGTGGCCAGGACCGCGGTGACCAGCGCGGTGGACGCGGTCATGACGCCCGCCGACAGGTCGAACTCGCCGCCGATCATCAGCAGGGCGACGGCGACGGCGGCGATGCCGAGGGTGGAGGCGTCGTCGAGCCAGGTGGCGACGCCCGCCGGGCTGAGGAAGCGCTCGGTGGCCAGGGAGAAGAAGGCGAACACGAGCAGCGCGCCGAGCAGGGCGCCGACCTCGGGGCGGCGGACGAGGCGGTCCACGGCGCGGCCCGCGAGCGGGTCGGCGGGCAAGGGCTTGGCGGTGGTGGTCATGGGGGTCACCTGGTCCCGCGCTCGGCGTACTCGGCGACCCGGTCCACCGTGGAGCGGTCCACGATGCCCGGTCCGGTGAGGACGGGCTTGCCGCCGCCGACGGTGTTGGCGTTGTCCCGGTAGAGCTTGATCAGCACGACCGGGAGGTAGCCCTGCTCGTACTGCTGCTGGTCGACGGCGAACAGCACGTCCCCGGCCTTGATCGCGTCGGTGACGTCGGTGTTGAGGTCGAACGTGACGACCGCGGCCTTAGACCCGGCCGACCTGCCCGCGGTGACGGCGGTCGCGGCGACCTGGGAGTTGAGCGCCAGCACGGCGTCCACCGACGGGTCGGTGCGCAGCGCGCCGGTGATCCGGGCCTCCGCGTCGGTCGGGTTGTTGATGTCGACCTGGAGCGTGGTGGTCTCACCCCCGAAGCCCGCGCGGGCCCCGTCGCAGCGCTGGTTGAGGCCGGTGTTGCCCGCCTCGTGGATCACGCAGAGCAGCTTGGACTTCCCCTCCGCCTTCAGGCGCTTGCCCGCCTCCTCACCGGCGAGGTCCTCCTCTTGGCCGACGTGGGCGATCGCGCCGAACTCGGCGCTGCGGGCCCCGCCGGAGTTGATGGTGACCACCGGGATGCCCGCGCGGACGGCGCCCTCGACGGCGGGGCGCAGCGCGTCCGGGTTGGCCATCGACACGACGATGCCGCCGACGCCCTGCGCGACCGCGTTGTCCACGAGGGTGGCCTGCTTGCCGGGGTCGCCGTCGGAGTTGTAGTCGACGGCGGCGCCGAGCTGCTCGCCCGCGTCGGTGGCGCCGTTCTTGACCACGTTCCAGAAGGCGTCGCCCGCCGTGCCGTGGGTGATGACGGCGATCCGCAGCGGACCGCCGGTCTCGGCGAGCGCGCCGGTGGGGCGGGGGTCCTCCGCGGTGGGGCCGGTGCACGCGGCGAGCAGGGTCAGGAGCGCCGCGCCCCGCCACCACCGGCCGGGTGGACAGTGGGCGCGGGTGCTGCTGCGCGGAACGGGGGTCATCGTCGTCTCTCCTGGCGTGGTGGGGACAGGTCCCCGGCGGGGACCCGGCCCGGCGCGGGGGTCAGCCGAGGTGGGGGTGCAGGAACGCCAGGCCCCGTGCAGTGTCCCCGACCGGGCCCGCCGAGGTCGCGCCCGCGTCGAGCGCGGTGTCCTGCTCCAGGACCAGCCAACCGCCGTAGCCGTTGATCCGCAGCGCGGTGAGGATGCCGGGGACGTCCAGGTCTCCCTCGCCCAGCGGCGGGTACAGGCCGCGCCGGACGGCGGCGGCGTAGCCGGTGCGGCCCTCGCGGACCTCGGTGGCCAGGTCGGCGCGCACGTCCTTGAGGTGCACGTGCCCGATCCGGTCGGGGTGTCGGGAGGCGAGTTCGAGCGGGTCCGCGCCGCCGATCAGCAGGTGGCCGGTGTCCAGGCACAGCGGCACGTCGGACTCGGCGAGCAGGCGGCCGACCTCGGTGGCGCGCTCGACGTGCGTGCCGACGTGCGGGTGCAGGGCGGTGCGCACGCCGTGCGCGGCGGCGGCGTCGCGGGCGGCCTCGGCGGCGCGCAGCAGCGCGGTCCACTGGGCCGGGGTCAGCTCGGGGCGGGCGTCGTAGCCGTCCAGGCCGGTGGCGGCGGCCAGGACGAGGACGTCGCCGCCCGCGCGGGCCAGGCGCTCGGCGGCCCGCTCGGCCTCGGCGACCGCGCCGGGCTCGTGCAGCGGCGTGGCGAGGAAGCCGCCGACGAGCGCGAGGTCGTGCGCGGCGAGCAGGTCGTGCAGCTCGTCCGGGTCGGCGGGCAGGTAGTCGGGCGGGCCGAGCTCGGTGGCGGTCAGGCCGAGCGCGGCCATGTCGGCGAGCACGGTGGCGGGCGGCAGGACCTCGCCCCAGCCGGGGACCTCGCACACGCCCCAGGTGATCGGCGCCCCGGCGAGCCTCACCGCGCGCTCCTCGCGCCGACCGGCTCCTCGACCAGGCGCACGGGCGCGCCGGTGCGGCGGGAGCGCTCGCACGCCTCGGCCAGGCGCAGGCTGACCAGGCTGTCCCTGGGCGGTGACGGGTTGGCGGCGCGGCCCGCGGCCACGTCGACGAAGGTGGCGACCTCGGCGAGGTAGGCGCGGCGGAACCGCTCGGGGAAGCCGGGGTACGGGTCGTCCGGGGCGCGTCCGCCGGGTTCGAGCGAGGTCAGCGGGGTGCGCTCGTCCACGCCGACGGCCAGGCAGTCGCGGCTGCCGAACACCTCGATGCGGTGGTCGTAGCCCGCCGGGTCGTGCCTGCCGCCCGCGAGCAGGGCGTGCGCGCCGCCCGCGAACGTGAGCAGCGCGACGGCGTTGTCCACGTCGTCGGCGGCGGCGAACACCTCGTCCACCAGCACCGAACCCGAGGCGTAGACCTCGGTGACGGGTTCGCCGACCAGCCACGGGACGGCGTCCAGGTCGTGGATGAGCAGGTCGCGGAACAGGCCGCCGGACGCGGGCAGGTAGCCGGGGTCGGGCGGGACGGCGTCGTTGCCGAGCGCGCGGACCAGGTAGACGCGGCCGACCTCGCCCGCGCGCAGGCGGCGGTGCAGCTCGGCGGTGGCCGGGTCGAAGCGGCGCTGGAAGCCGACGACGACCTCGGTGCCGGTGGCCTCGACGTCCGCGACGAGCGCGCGCATCTGCGCCTCCCCGGCGGCGATGGGCTTCTCGCAGAGCGCGGGGACGCCCGCGGCGGTGGTCGCGCGGAGCAGGTCGGGGTGGGTGCTGGTGGGGGTGGCGAGCAGGACTCCGTCACAGGCGGTGAGCAGGTCGGAGAAGCTGTCGACGGCGGTGGTGCGCGGCAGACCTGCGGCCACGGCGGCGGCGCGGCCGGGCAGCGGGTCGTGCAGCAGCACCTGGTCGACCTGCTCCAGCGAGGCCAGGTTCGTGGCGTGCATCGAGCCGATCCGGCCCGCTCCGGCAACTCCGATGCGCATGACGAAGGTCTCCGTCCTGGTGGGAGGGGTCTTCCGTTGGAGCGCTCTACTTCTCGAAGCGCCCCCATGCTGTAACTTGCGTCACACCGGTGTCAAGGGCCGGGCTGCGGACCGGCGTTCCGGCGATGGGGGTTCGGGGTGTCCAGACCGACGATGGAGGACGTCGCGCGGCGCGCGGGCGTGTCCAGGGCGCTCGTGTCGCTGGTCATGCGGGGGTCACCGAGGGTGAGCGAGGTGCGGCGGTCGGCGGTGCTGGTGGCGGCGCGGGAGCTGGGGTACTCGCCGCACGCGATGGCCAGGTCGCTGGCCAGCCGGACCTCGCGGGTGCTGGGCGTGATGGTGTCGGACCTGCACAACGCGTTCTTCGCCGAGGTGGTCGACGGGATCGACGCGGTGGCGCGGGAGCGGGGCTTCGACCTGATCATGAACACCGGCGGGCGGTCACCGGCGCGCGAGCGCGGGGCGGTGCAGAGCCTGCTGTCGTTCCGGCCCGCCGGGCTCGCGCTGCTGTCGCCGGTGGTGCCGTCCGCGACGATCGCGGGCGCGGCGGCGCAGACGCCGGTGGTGCTGGTGGCCCGCTCGTCCCGGCTGTCCGCGGTGGACACCGTGAACGACGACGGGGTGCTCGGCATCGGGCTGGCCGTGGACCACCTGGTGTCGTTGGGGCACAGGGAGATCGCGCACCTGGACGGCGGTCAGGGCGCGCAGGCCGGGCCGCGCAGGCGCGGGTACCTGGCGAGCGTGGCCGCGCACGGGCTGGCGCCGCTGGTGGTGGGCAGCGAGTACACCGACGCGGCGGGCGCGGCGGCGGTGCGGGAGCTGCTGGCGCGCGGGACGGCGCCGACGGCGCTGGTGGCGTGCAACGACGCCAACGCGGTGGGCGCGATCTCCGCGCTGGAGGAGGCCGGACTGCGGGTGCCGCGCGACGTGTCCGTGGTGGGCTACGACAACACCTCGCTGGCGGCGCTGCGGCACGTCTCGCTGACCACGGTGGACCAGCCGCGCAACGAGCTGGGCAGACTGGCGGCGCTGGCGCTGCTGGAGCGGGCGGACGGCGGCCGGGCGGAGCCGGTGCGGCGGCTGCTGCGGCCATCGCTGGTGGTGCGCTCGACGACGGCGCCACCCCGGTGAGGTTCCGCCGGGGCGGGGCTGTACCGGCAGCAGGCACAGGCCGACGAACAGCGACGCGATCAGACTCACACCACCTGCGGCACTTCGACGCCATGGAGGAACGCCTGGAGCGGTTGGGCTCAGCGGGGCAGGCGGACGTGGACGGGGTACTCGGCACCTGCCCGAGAACGGCCACCACGCTCCTGAAAGGACTGACGACGTAGACGACGACACCGGACGACCCAAGCGGCAGCGCGTTCGGTAAGGGCGTTGAGCACGGCCCAAGCTCCAGCATCCTGACGCGCTGACGCACGCGCAGGCCGGTGGGGCGGGTGGGCACAGGCCGGGCGGACCAGGCTGGGCTGGGCTGTGCTGGGTGGGCGGGGCCAGGCCGGGCGGACCTGGCTGGGCTGGGCTGCGCTGGGTGGGCGGGGCCAGGCAGGTTGGGCCGGGCGAGGCGGAGTCGGGCGGGGCCAGGCAGGTTGGGCGGGGCGGGCCGGACTCGTCTGGGCGGGTCAAGGCGGCCTCGGCTGGCCGGGCGGGCCAGGGCGGTTGTAGTTCGCCGGGCGGCGGGCGAACGGTGCGCGGGCAGGCTCAAGCGTTCTGCGGGCGTTCTGCGGGCGTTCTGCGGGCGTTCTGCGGGCGAGCTGCGGGCGAGCTGCGGTGGGCCCACGAGCGGGGCCCTCGGATAAGCCCGCGTGCGGCCCTTGGGTGGGGCCGCGAATGACTGCCGGGTGGACCTGCGGATGACTGCCGGATGGATCTGCGAGCGGCCTTGGGTGGGGGCGTGAGCCCTTGGGTGGGGTGGGGGCGTGGGTGGGTGTGACTGAGTGGGTGTGACTGAGTGGGGTGTGCGTGGGTCAGTCCCAGGCGCCGCCGCCCTTGCGGCCCTGCTTGGTTTGGGCTCGGCGCTTCTTCTCGGCGATGCGGCGTTCCTGCGAGCCCCTCGTCGGCTTGGTGGGGCGGCGGGTGGCGGTTACCTTCACGGCGCTCGACAGGAGCATCACGAGGCGTTTGCGGGCCGCCACTCGGTTCTGCAGCTGGGCGCGGTGCTCGCTCGCGGCCACCGTCAGGACGCCGTTGACCAAGCGGTTCTCCAGGCGGCGCAGGAGCAGGGGGCGCAGGTGTTCCGGCACGGCCGGGGAAGTGCCCACGTCGTACGACAGCTCCACCCGGCTGTCCGCCGTGTTCACGCCCTGCCCCCCAGGGCCCGAGGACCTGGAGAAGCGCTCGCTCAGCTCGCTCGCGGGGATGACGAACGAGCGCAGCACCACCAGGTCTTCGTCCACCCGACCAGGCTAGGACTTACGACCGCCGAAAGCGCACCCATTTCCCCGCTGACGACAGCACCGCCCAGACCAGCGCCACCGAGGCCGCCGCCAGGAGGACCGGGGTCTCCCAGCCCACCTGGATCGGGACCGGCAGCACCCCGAGCGCCAGCAGCAGCCAGCCCAGGAGCAGCACCCGGCACAGCAGCAGCGCCCAGCGGACCACGCCGCCGGAACCGTGCTCGAACACGTCCCTCCCGAGTGCCTCCTTCCAGCCCCCCTCGCGCTTGCGCTCCTTCCTCCGGGACTGCTTCCGCTCGGACTGCTCCCGTTCGAGCTCCTCCTTCCTGAACCTCTCGCGCCTGAGCTCCTTCTTCCGGAACTTCTCCCGCCCCAGCACCGCACGCCCGAGCTCACCCCGGCTGAGCGCCGCACGTTCGAGCTCACCCCGCCCCAGCGCCGCACGCCCGAGCTCACCCCGCCCCAGCGCCGCACGCCCGAGCGTCGTCCGCTCGAACTCCCCTCGCTCGAGCTCACCCCGCCCAGGCGCCTCCCACTTGACCCCCTCCCTCACAGCTCCGCGCGCAGGCCCACCAGGAAGTCCTTCGTCGCCGCCGGGTCGAGCGACAGGTGCCGCAGGTGGTTCATCGCCTGCCCGTAGTCCTCCACCGCGTCGACCGCGTCGTAGTAGTAGCCGCACCTCCTCGTCTCCTCGTACGCCACGCGCCAGTGGTCGTCGAAGCGCAGCAGGAAGATCGGCCCCTGCAGCGACGGGTGCAGCCCCACCTCCTCGCGCAGCACCTGCAAGGTGACGTTGTCCAGCTCCGCCAGCTCCAGCAGGTGCTCCACCTGCCCCCGCACCACCCCCGCCCCGCCGACCGGCCGCCGCAGGACCCGCTCCTCCAGCACCGCCCACAACCGCACCGGCGCGGTGGCGCGCGTCAGCGGGGCCTGCCCGGTGAGCGCCTCCGCGACCTCCGGCTCCCCGCCGCCCCGGTGCTCGATCACCGCCCTGGTGTACGGCTCGCTGCGCAGCAGCGCGTTGACCAGCATCGGGTCGTACGCCTCGATGCTCGTCGCCACCGACACCAGCACCGGCCCCGGCTCGTGCGGCGTCACCAGCTCGACCACCCGGTCCGGCCTCGCCTTCGCCGCGGACAGCAGCTCCAGCAGCAGCGGCAGGTGCTCCGGGCGCGCGAAGTAGGACACCAGCACCTCCAGCACCGGCCTGCTCGGCAGGGTCCGTCCACGCAGGAACTGGGTGAACCCGCTGCGCGTCATGCCCAGCCGCTCCCCCACCTGCGCGTGCGTCCTCCCGGACTCCCCGCACAACCGCTCCAACTCGCACCGCAGCAGCCGCCTGGCGACCTTCGGCCCGAACGCGCACCGCACCACACCAACCTCCCGTGAGAACCGGCCCCGGATTCGGGGCACGACAACGTGACCACCACGACGGA includes:
- a CDS encoding sugar ABC transporter substrate-binding protein; amino-acid sequence: MTPVPRSSTRAHCPPGRWWRGAALLTLLAACTGPTAEDPRPTGALAETGGPLRIAVITHGTAGDAFWNVVKNGATDAGEQLGAAVDYNSDGDPGKQATLVDNAVAQGVGGIVVSMANPDALRPAVEGAVRAGIPVVTINSGGARSAEFGAIAHVGQEEDLAGEEAGKRLKAEGKSKLLCVIHEAGNTGLNQRCDGARAGFGGETTTLQVDINNPTDAEARITGALRTDPSVDAVLALNSQVAATAVTAGRSAGSKAAVVTFDLNTDVTDAIKAGDVLFAVDQQQYEQGYLPVVLIKLYRDNANTVGGGKPVLTGPGIVDRSTVDRVAEYAERGTR
- the arfB gene encoding alternative ribosome rescue aminoacyl-tRNA hydrolase ArfB is translated as MDEDLVVLRSFVIPASELSERFSRSSGPGGQGVNTADSRVELSYDVGTSPAVPEHLRPLLLRRLENRLVNGVLTVAASEHRAQLQNRVAARKRLVMLLSSAVKVTATRRPTKPTRGSQERRIAEKKRRAQTKQGRKGGGAWD
- a CDS encoding ABC transporter permease, yielding MTTTAKPLPADPLAGRAVDRLVRRPEVGALLGALLVFAFFSLATERFLSPAGVATWLDDASTLGIAAVAVALLMIGGEFDLSAGVMTASTALVTAVLATRLGWNTWLALLVSLVFALAVGALNGWLVVRTGLPSFIVTLGAFLALQGLNLGVTRLVTGTVQVSGMRSADGYASAGYFFASTIDVGGTAFRVSILWWLGVTALAAVVLLRTRFGNWVFAVGGNATAARAVGVPVRRTKILLFMTTAAAAWLVGSINILRFTSVQANQGIGLEFQFIIAAVIGGCLLTGGFGSAIGAAIGALIFGMARQGIVYANWNSDWFQLFLGAMLLAAVLVNNALRRRAERVRR
- a CDS encoding Gfo/Idh/MocA family protein, which translates into the protein MRIGVAGAGRIGSMHATNLASLEQVDQVLLHDPLPGRAAAVAAGLPRTTAVDSFSDLLTACDGVLLATPTSTHPDLLRATTAAGVPALCEKPIAAGEAQMRALVADVEATGTEVVVGFQRRFDPATAELHRRLRAGEVGRVYLVRALGNDAVPPDPGYLPASGGLFRDLLIHDLDAVPWLVGEPVTEVYASGSVLVDEVFAAADDVDNAVALLTFAGGAHALLAGGRHDPAGYDHRIEVFGSRDCLAVGVDERTPLTSLEPGGRAPDDPYPGFPERFRRAYLAEVATFVDVAAGRAANPSPPRDSLVSLRLAEACERSRRTGAPVRLVEEPVGARSAR
- the iolC gene encoding 5-dehydro-2-deoxygluconokinase → MSAAGGLPEVLTVGRVGVDLYPEQSGVPLAEVRTFAKSLGGTATNVAVAAARLGRSAAVLTKVGADGFGGYVRATLRGFGVSADHVGTAPDLRTPVVFCALDPPDDPPLLFYRQPTAPDLTLAPADVPWDLVAEVPLLWVTGTGVCAEPARSTQRALLEHRARRAHTVLDLDHRPAFWDSAERAGREIGWMLDHVTVAVGNRAEAEIAVGAADPAEAARRMLARGVGLAVVKLGADGVLVATRDGAWTVPPCPVDVVCGLGAGDAFGGALAHGLLAGWPPERTARYANAAGALVAARLACADAMPTPDEIEPLLDQAPERPRS
- a CDS encoding helix-turn-helix domain-containing protein, giving the protein MRCAFGPKVARRLLRCELERLCGESGRTHAQVGERLGMTRSGFTQFLRGRTLPSRPVLEVLVSYFARPEHLPLLLELLSAAKARPDRVVELVTPHEPGPVLVSVATSIEAYDPMLVNALLRSEPYTRAVIEHRGGGEPEVAEALTGQAPLTRATAPVRLWAVLEERVLRRPVGGAGVVRGQVEHLLELAELDNVTLQVLREEVGLHPSLQGPIFLLRFDDHWRVAYEETRRCGYYYDAVDAVEDYGQAMNHLRHLSLDPAATKDFLVGLRAEL
- a CDS encoding LacI family DNA-binding transcriptional regulator, producing MSRPTMEDVARRAGVSRALVSLVMRGSPRVSEVRRSAVLVAARELGYSPHAMARSLASRTSRVLGVMVSDLHNAFFAEVVDGIDAVARERGFDLIMNTGGRSPARERGAVQSLLSFRPAGLALLSPVVPSATIAGAAAQTPVVLVARSSRLSAVDTVNDDGVLGIGLAVDHLVSLGHREIAHLDGGQGAQAGPRRRGYLASVAAHGLAPLVVGSEYTDAAGAAAVRELLARGTAPTALVACNDANAVGAISALEEAGLRVPRDVSVVGYDNTSLAALRHVSLTTVDQPRNELGRLAALALLERADGGRAEPVRRLLRPSLVVRSTTAPPR
- a CDS encoding TIM barrel protein; translated protein: MRLAGAPITWGVCEVPGWGEVLPPATVLADMAALGLTATELGPPDYLPADPDELHDLLAAHDLALVGGFLATPLHEPGAVAEAERAAERLARAGGDVLVLAAATGLDGYDARPELTPAQWTALLRAAEAARDAAAAHGVRTALHPHVGTHVERATEVGRLLAESDVPLCLDTGHLLIGGADPLELASRHPDRIGHVHLKDVRADLATEVREGRTGYAAAVRRGLYPPLGEGDLDVPGILTALRINGYGGWLVLEQDTALDAGATSAGPVGDTARGLAFLHPHLG
- a CDS encoding ATP-binding cassette domain-containing protein produces the protein MTALIEVDGIGKTYGSVDALHDVSATVEAGSVTCVLGDNGAGKSTLIKILSGVHRHDRGRFLVDGTEVRFSSPRDALDHGIATVHQDLAVVPLMSVWRNFFLGSEPRRGPFLDRRAARETTREALAELGIELRDVEQPVGTLSGGERQCVAIARAVHFGARVLILDEPTAALGVKQAGLVLRHVARARDRGLGVVLITHNPHHAHPVGDRFLLLQRGRAVGWHDKSEIGLAELTERMAGGAELAELEHELRGTDR